The sequence TAACACTCGGATATTTTGTTGCTTGCCTGAAGCAGTGACCCACAAACTTCTGTACGGTTCAAACTCCCTCATAAGCTTGTGCAAATGCTCAAAAGGAACAACTTTCATGCCGAACAGTTTCTGTCGTTCGTTTAACAGCAAACCCATCTCACGACAATCTGTCATCCCCTTCCAAACCCGTTTCACGTCCAGTGCAGTCTCGTGTACACGATTGATATCCGTTTGAAGACCAATGTTCGACACATTTCCTACGAGAGTGTCGATTCTTTCCAATAGCAACACCTCGTCCTGAATTTGGATCTTGTAGAACTTGTCCTGTTCCTCGACAAATCTTTCATTGGTTTCATCGATctatgataataaaataatttcagttttacgttttcaaatttcaaggacggaaatttatatttaataagacGATTAATTGAAGAAATTAGAAATCACCTCATTTTCTATCTGAAGCGGAGAACCAATAACTAGCCATTTAGCCTCGAAATCTTCGTCAGATAGGTTCCAGTAGAAACTGTCGAGAATATCAAagtccaattttaatatttccatCTTCTCCTGAAGATCTTGAACCCGTAAAGGTATCGTTTCCATCCAGTCgcgaatttcaaatatatgCTCGATGCTTTGTGGCACCTCCTTCAATTTATATCTTATTTGCGTGTATTCCTCCAGGATGTTGTCAACTTCAACCCGCAATCTTTCTGTAAACATGACGAGCAACCCGGTTGCACACTCGTCGCGTTTTCCCATGAGAAAATTCTTAAGGGGTCGCACGTTTACGTTGAAAGGACCAATCGAGATCTTTTTCGGCAAGGTAAAGTCAAGATTGGAAATCATTGTTTTATGAAAAGTAATTTCCTCCTTGATCTCCGCCGTGTTGTGTTCTTCATCCTTGAATTTCCTTCAAcatggaaatgaaatttaatttaattcaccGTCCTCGAGAGGATGGTAAAAGATCGAATTATGTATTTAGAACGATTCAGCTGTAAGATTTTGTTCGGTGTACTTTGAAAAATGCGTTCAATCGTATCGAATCATCTGGATCGTTTATTGATATCGATATCATTGAAGGAGATAGTTTTAGTACTATGGGGAAAggttgaaagaaaattaaagattatggatatacagggtgtttgcGAAGGTTGTACAGCATGAATATTTCGTAATCTGTGATTTCGTTTTAAAGATATTAGCTGCCGTCAAATTGTAGTACATTGAAACTAACAGACTCGAACAACTGGCCTTCACTTACTGATTCACTTACTGAATGTACTCTGCAACTTTCAGATTATAAAAATCCAAGTAAGCTGTATATTCCCTGGCGTACGCTTTCAGAATCATTGAACATTTCTGATAAGCTATTTTTAACCGATCACGAATTTGGCACACGTATTCCTCGAGCAGGCCAACCGAGCTTAGGAAGAGATCCGGTGGAAACTTTAGCGCCGGAAGTAGAAACGGATGTATTTGTCTGATCTGATGGCACGAAGTAAGTGCATTGTCGTACAGCGTTATAATTGTCTCCTATGGACAGAAGGACATTTATTGTCGCATTGATTATCCTTGGAGCGATTCATTTGATTAAGCCTACCCCAAATTGATCAGGATCAACCGAATAATACGCTTCGTTGCCGTCCATTTGTAGATCGACTGTAAAGATAGGATTATAGACTGATTTAAATTGACTGTCAACAAGATTCTTTCCccaaataaatgtttcttcaACGTCTAAGAGACATAAGGCTGGACCCTCAAGGGTATTTCCGTATAATGTGATTGAATTTTCCACCAGAACTCGCAGTGCATACTATGtataaaaagtattttaaacGTAGATACTTACACGTATACCATAGACGAAATTTAACTAATTATGACTATAATAGAGTTAAATGAGTTGATGAACAAAAGCAACTTTATAATGCTACCAAAATGTAACATGCgcggtaatgaatattaaaaacttTAGAATTATCTGAACTTTAAACGTGTTACACGTTTGTAAGGTAAGTATGTAAAAACCAGCACTCTATCGAGCCTACGAAAGTTACATACCTGCATACGGAGAGTAGTGAGATTCATGAaacgttttaatttcattacatcgtacaCTCCGGGAACTTTTTGCTTCAAATCGAACCAACCTTTTCCTATATCTCTCAGACACATTCTCACCGACTGTGCGATCTTCTCTAGCCACGGCTCCTTCAGGTATTTTACGACAGACATGGTGCTTTGGGAATGCATCTCTTCAAATTCCGACAGCGTAATCAGTTTCCCATAATTGACGCCGAAGAGATTCATGGTGGATAACTGAATGCATCTTGCCACGATACAAGCCATCGCTTGATACACCTCCTCTTGAACGTACAATGTTATCCAGTGGATGAATTTCTGAActttctaaattaaaatcatGGCATTTTCGTCGACATgtcttgaaatttattttcatagtTCGCATTAAAGAAGATTTGGAAAGAAATGAAAGCTCTTGCGTTGTCAATTAACTTGTGGATATATAGGTAATAACAATGTTgctttgtaaattaaatttgaaaaatgtaatctGTTCGAGGAAGACTTTATAAACTGCgcaggaaattttaaaattaagaaCGGTACATCACCATAAAATTTTCCATGCCGGTATCGATCTTCCCCTTATCCGGCACCCTTATTTCCTCTACGGAAGGCGTCCATgcgatgaatttaaacatctcAGGATTCCACTGAATCATTTTCCTCCACATAAGATCGCACATTGTACGTTGATAATCCAAAGAAATCTCGTTTATCAACTGAAACAGAGACGAAACTAATTAGTGAATAATTAACAAGGTGATTCCAGAGACAGGAATAGAGGTATGGTTCCCTTTCAAAAGAAGATAAAGGAAATAGATGCAATAGATGCACGTAAATCTTTTAACAAGAacattaattaacaaatgttcattttgttatttgcaaaataactagaaaatatttcagtataattttatttacactCCCTTAAATCTTGTAACGTAGAAATTTATTGCCTATATTAAACGCCTTTATCTTCATTTAGTTTTGAGGTAATTCTCTGTTAATGAAAAAGCAACAAGGAACCACTTTATCAAAATTTCCGCGTGGCATATAAATTCCAACGTAAATTTCACGCACTGCTGATACTCTTGTTTCCGGAAATTTAATCCGAATCCCGTTTAAAGTTAACCGAACGATAGCttccttttgtttttcatttagCGTCAACATGCCATCCATTTGCATACAGTCTAGATAAAAGTTGTATCTGtatcaaagaaaaattttaagtaaATATTAGAAGCATAATTAACTTCTTTCAGATACAGACAATTAATGTAcagatttgaaattttattgaaactcTTGACACGATtcgatgacataaaagtaacGCAAAATAGTAATTACGCCATAcccaatatttttaatacaaaatattcgGTTTTTTGTTAGAACAAATAATGAgccaattaattaataactaaTTGCTTGTTCATCAACGAATATTCAATTTTCGGGTAAAATGTTTCTAAACAAGATATTTAACGATGTACTAtattggaaattattttatcattttgcGGTATGAGAAATAATAGATAATGGCATGATTACTTTATAGAAGCATCAGCAATTTTCCTATGTTCGATTGCTGTTGCCAGCCTTTTGGCAAACACTCTTGGATTTTCAGCGTAAAATCGAATGTAAATCCTCGGAAGTGAAAATTTCCTTTTGAGTCCATCCAGTGTCAACACCGACCATAATTTATGCTTGTAATCGTAATAGGTAACAGCCGCGTCGTACCATTTGTATAAATGATTTAAAGCTTCGTCATCGATACGAGCGACCTCATCCGTGTCTCGATATTTTTGCACGAATACTTCGGCTGGTAATGGATAACGAACCCCATCAATAATACTGAGGCTTATCCAGTCCTCGGTTGTTCTattgagaaaaagaaaaattcatagACAGGTAGTCATAATGAGACAGTTGTTCTGATTCACGTATAAGATGATGAAAAGTGAAGGATTTCTCTTTAAGGACATGACATTGTAAGAATTGTATTTTAAATCTCATCTTCAACAGATGGAAACAGTCTCTGGTATAATGCATTCGTTTCGTAACATTATATTCACAATTCCGTGAAATGCTTACGAAGCTTGAGAATTTTTCAGAACAGATGAGAAACTGAATACTTTATTCGATCAATGACGCGTATTAtgttatagaaaataaatttcttgtgatttttactaacaataagatggCGTCTTATGGCgtctattttaattaagagaTCTTAATTACGCCAATGTGTAACTTGTTATGTTGTTTAATTTTTGCCGTACCTACAATCGTATTCTTCGTCGTCGAAAATCTCCAACGGCAAAATGGACGCTGTGGCAAATAGACCATATATCTGCTCGTGAGATAATAATGACAAAACGACCGCCGGTGGAAGCATTTCCTTCGGCGAAGTTCCATCCTCTTCCAAGACATCCTCGATCTTCAAGTTTCTATAACTTCGACGCAGTCTTTCTATCTCGACATTTCGCGGAAGTTCTTTCGGTTTTACATTCTGCTCCTTTTGCACGTTTGGGGCGAATGTTTCTGCAGGAAATACCTTTCCAAACGGAATGTCATCCCTTTTAATACTATTAGATAACGTTTGTCAAATAGTATAACGTTAGTTTATCATTGATTCCTTACGATAGATCGATCCTGCGGGAAGGTGATCCATCTTTTCGCTTCGccaagaaaattatatttttcatggTCCTTTAATTCTTGTACGCGAGCACTATGATGCTCAGTTAAAACTTGCCATAGGAGTTTCACTCTCTTTGGTGCAGCATTCAAAAGAGCTACTTCCGGTCTCACAGGATGTGTCGCGGTACCTTATATtagttattaatttatttcaattactaTGTTCTTGTACAATTCAATCGACAACAGAGGGTTGTATTCAGAATTTTTATGACAAATTAGTCTTGTAAATTATGAATCATTTACCTGTAATGATTTCGGAATAATAACCACGTCTCTTTATTTTACGATTCTCCATACTTTCAAACTCTCTGCACTTTATTTAGCATTCAAAAGTAAAACTTTATCTACATACATTATATTTACAGTTTGGACGTATCCTAATGTATTTTCTGGATCTGAACTTGTCTaatatctttattataacaattttttgaaTCGCATATTTCACAGTGTAAATTGAACCGTTAATGCCATCTATGGCGGCACACGAAACTTGTGTACTTCCTACAATCACCGTCCTGAAACGCGTAGGGTTCGCAACAAAACGGCTGGTAAAAAAAAGGTTTTACACTACATCGGTTCCGAATCCCGCGTCGATAAAACAGGCCATGGTTGATCGAAAATTAAgctgaacagaaactgatttaagcgccacctgaattattgcatccaactaacggcatgctatacTATGTTACCTTTCGCAAATACCTACATGTCACATGTATGCTATATGTAtaagtacataattaaacaatactgactatacattcattattattaattttctttccgtaaaattgtatttgcaaTGTGGTACACTTCAGAATCTTGTAGACATAGTtcctaaaaaaaaatataacagcgattaaatagaaaaaaagcatttccgcagccaattcgctcgtattatttgctgcataattaataaatataccatagaaataatgatacagttattaattaatcatcaaataataacgattgcccaggtctcaccacggggaggttgctgcgggtggagacccgccctacctcatcccatccaccctccatttatgcaaatttttatttttattcaataccATCATCCTCTTGATGAACATTTGCAAAACGTTTTTGACTGTTGTGCAAACGAACAACAAAAGGAGCATTATTTTGATTCGCTACCTACCTATCTActtatctatacatatatttacgtagatttttgctttttattcctatcgcaatattttttaattttgattttgattacagatctgtaattaatatatatgcaattgcatatttgtcCTACATGCTTATACTACTAAGAATCTCTAAGTACCTATCCGAGCGctcgtaattatattaaaaattcgctTAAATCTAATGCTTCCTAAttaaacactgcagtgtttgacgattatatcttaatgactatatacataaataagtccaatgaatttgttgattttgttGTCCTCGCCAGAATACCTCctaaaataaaactgaaaaggattaaacataatttaagaaaataataaggCTCATGTAGCCTTAATCATAAATTTACAACCTGTCTGAAAAAACAAATAAGGATTAAATATAATTCTCGAAAATAGTACGGTTCAAATATTACCACTTataagaatcatttttcctttcaGTCATTTTCACCTTGTTTTACTTAATTGGCTATATTGAATTCCATTTATGGACGCTACATTTCTTCCAGTCGATTAtacgatattattatttcatacttcctataaagatatttctctgtaacagaaactgattaattgaatccagataaaaacaaaaaaaaattaatagctGGAAAGAAGATACATtagtaacaataaaattttataaaagtcagagtgattgttaataattcaaaatcaatttgataCGAAATATGAATTTGAAGCAAACTTCAGTAccaaagtaaaaagaaaaaaattcagaaaaatatatatttgagtTAAGTGATTTCAGTTaagaacattaattatttcattttattgtatttaatattcctTCATTTCGCGACAAATAGCactcaatattttaattgaaacaactgCCTTTTACTGCAATTTATAGTACGTACAACCACGACTCTACTTGactttattgcattatattaatCAATACAGCtttcaatgcaaatttattgtaaatggaaaaactgaaaaaaaattacGAGTGGACTTTGCTTTTCaggaaaagaatttgaaaatttataaaagtaatttaattagcttCTCCGTAAGCTTGAAACAAAACATCgcgatcaaaaattaaaactaagcaactcgaacaacaattatccactacttttgtttaaataaagtagaattaaaatttaataagctatctcgaatgaacaaatattccttgaaataatttatcaccaatcatcacaaaataaaatgaactttcattttaaataaaactttgaataaagTTCTATTCAAAACTTTAtcgtatttaataatattctgaaaacaattaaattcatatattatttaacagtatttccaACAACCGAAtgctcaaaattttcaaaattaaaaaaagggaagaaaaaaaaatgggggCATGGCATTGGGAGGGAGGGTACAGGGGAagctgaaaagaaaagtttgactgcccataagagcaatccctaagcaaaccctataaaacaaaccgaaatcacacgcaacactaatttcaaaattgcaaacattctgaactatgacaaaacatcggctggcaacgaagggtctcacgccccctagtcttacgccagacgctacataccacccaccccgcctggacgtcgtaacgccaggacaggatgcaccccttcgctaagagcgctacccgcccgtccaacacgttgcatccaacggtgtcagattgacggacgcccatagtatagacaaaaggactacagtttagaatatggtaacatattttcatatgttccgtattctaaagctgcgcctgcaaaggcctagtaatgcatgggtttgtctcccatgagatggtgttcacggtctcaggccgcggaatccttaaaaggactcccaccgaatgtgagtcatagttacttccactaattaacaatcgcgaattcattcgcaacactaatttcattatttatataatatgtacaaattcACACGTACGCGTAAAGGCTGCTTCAGTATGCGCAacgctaagctgaaaaaaagaaaaaaagagaaaacgcgaactgtaacgcaacactactcaaatctaccgaatttagtaagacgcaacactaatctaaaaaaggggtacagccaatcTAAGGCTGTACcacggcagctggtccatagctgccttatggaccgtggcaactccactggatcgtttttgggcatttctaatgcaaaacgcgaatattcattaccgcaacactaattaacaGGGAACTttataaactaatgcaaagcaatcgcgtatttacctgtaagtcgcaacactgggaaacaatcgcgctaatgtcattcgcaacactatctttaacagacatgcaattaaaatgcagaaaagggggattctcaaaccgtgaattttttactcgcaacactaatttcattaattatataatatgtacaaaagcgtacgcgcgaaggctgctccattatacgcaacgctaagctgaaaaaaagaaaaaaagagaaaacgcgaactgtaacgcaacactactcaaatctaccgaattttgtaagacgcaacactaatctaaaaaaggggtacagccaatccaaggctgtatcatggcagctggtccatagctgccttatggaccatggcaactccactggatcgtttttgggcacttcatcatatatcgcaactctaatgcaaacgcgaatattcattaccgcaacactaattagcagggaactctataaactaatgaaaagcaatcgcgtatttacctataagtcgcaacactgggaaacaatcgcgctaatgtcattcgcaacgctatctttaacagacatgcaattaaaatgcaaaaaagggggattctcaaaccgtgaattttttactcgcaacactaaGGCAATGAACATTAAAACGCAAAACTCTCAAAAATCttaaagcaatcaacattgaaaagttaaattctattttaaagcaatgcaagaatgaaacgcgatatttaaaattcgcaacactaaatgaAAATCGCGATAATCATGCATACGCAACAttaaattgaaccgtgatcgatattcattcgcaacactaaattgaaccgtggtcaatattcgcaacactatattaaaaacgcgatttgcccaaaatcatgggggtcacgggccccctcttctcctgcaattacaaaactacaactacaggcaagcacagtgacaaagtagtaacgataatgatttcccatccttttttgcaaaaggatgcaaaatcattagtagttcccctcttgaaagacagtttgtcggggcgcttcggcatgtagcctcttcttttttcgggcggtccacccacctgaaacttatatctaaagctcgagacttgcaaatttgcaaaacaaaaaaaaaaacaatcaacaaaaaagaaaaatcgcgaaactctaattgacacgtggacgaaaaaggactttatataagtcgttgttcgtgcacacgtgccgtgctcgagcagaacttgtgcgtttcgtgccatcgcgatcgcgtatgacgacttatgaagtcgccaaaactttgaaaaattgtacagatagaTCAAAGGCGAACGGCATACTCCATTCGTATCGATCGTatcgtcaattcttcaaatatattccaggtacAGGTTGATCACGCGAAATCGCGCCTACCCGACCAAGAGACTGTGACAACCTGTCCCGGCCCTACCTATTTACAATCTATCACACACACCAGAAGGtatactacctacctacctaacgctatatttaaaaaaggcaaaatcacattctcagaaaaattcattccacgacCCCCATACACTCCACCCGGGCGCAAGA comes from Osmia bicornis bicornis chromosome 4, iOsmBic2.1, whole genome shotgun sequence and encodes:
- the LOC114879567 gene encoding dynein axonemal heavy chain 1, which translates into the protein MENRKIKRRGYYSEIITGTATHPVRPEVALLNAAPKRVKLLWQVLTEHHSARVQELKDHEKYNFLGEAKRWITFPQDRSIVFPAETFAPNVQKEQNVKPKELPRNVEIERLRRSYRNLKIEDVLEEDGTSPKEMLPPAVVLSLLSHEQIYGLFATASILPLEIFDDEEYDCRTTEDWISLSIIDGVRYPLPAEVFVQKYRDTDEVARIDDEALNHLYKWYDAAVTYYDYKHKLWSVLTLDGLKRKFSLPRIYIRFYAENPRVFAKRLATAIEHRKIADASIK